ATATGTTTACACATAAAATAACCTAAATACCCTTAACCATActtatttataatctttttcttttctttattaatttttaatttttttttatttttatcaaatatttttagcaCTAAAGAAAATGTtggattaaaatttttttatcattcatctttttagaaaaaaatctaCTCatcatcttttaatttttaaaaattattttcttagaacACTACCTTCCTCTTTTTCCTCTTATTGTCTTAAGAtggaataatatattatatatttatttttgaggtgaatgcatgaaaataaaataataaataaatagcatttaatttttttgaatttttatttgaatagatgagaaaaataaaatagttttacttttttcttttaatcttttgataaacaaatgaaatttaaaaaatgtagtgttgaaaatggataaaaagaaaaaaatgatattattttaaatgagggtatttaagtcaatttattatttaaaataagttaaataaacACTTTAACTTGTAAAACCGGCTAGAGACACTGTATTGAACATTTTTAGTAGATTCAAATacttaattgaataaaaaaatagtttagatactaaaatagaaaaatataaaaaaattaaaacattaaatttgtaatttttttattaaacaaagATAGCCATATTAGCTTTTTACTATCAATTAGACAAAAATAATGACATGGAATAGTACTCCaactaaaattcaaaatgttTACTggtataaattgaaatttagagCCGGTTATAAAAGCAtctttgatatattttttatatatgtcaaactctgtattttaagaaattatattataaaataatatttcactCTCTATTATGcgctataaatttttatgtatttaatttaattaatatttataattattatttttctattgataaaagtaaaaaaagaattaaaattattaatatttataaaagtaaaaataagaaataaaataaaatataaaaatttattaaatttaaataagatattatactttttatgtgtaaatgttttttaaaatactctTTACCTGTGTGAACGTTGTTTAAAATACACTTTTATcgtagaaattttttaaagaggATGACGGGGATGCTCTAATACATTGCTTAAAGTTGAGTCACCATGTgtacaatttattttctattcctaTATTACCCTCGGGTAAGTAAATCCAATCGGACTTCTGGGCCCATTTTCCACTTGGCGCGTGAACGTCATTCATTCGCAACTTGGACTAACTCTCACACGGCAGTCAGTGCAAAATAAACAACTCAATCAACAAAACCAAATCTTGTATCTTaattcaacttttttaataaatcttatACAAAATatccatttttatttcttccttACATTTTTAGAGTAAACATGCTTATCATTCTCTCAATTTTCCCTCACTTTCTCtagactttttattttttccttttcatatgGACGATTCCACCACCGACATTACCACCACCACCAATGCCGCCACCGCAGACGACAGCGTTAATGGCGGCAGCAATGCAAGCAACAGGAACACAACTGATAAAGTATTTCACTCGATCCGAGACCGTTTTATTTTCAAACGAAACCCTAACTGCACAAATATTGCTGCTACtattaataacaaccaaaaCAGAACCAAATCCTCACTAGATCGACGGTCTAGATGGCATCATAATTACAACAGTAACAATAACACAAACAGAAGTAACCACCAGCACCGCAAGGGTTTTGTCTTCAGAggcatttatttgttttactttgtgattttttttgcTGTGTTTGGATTTGCTATGGCTTCTATGATTTTGCAAAGTTCGATCGCGGGAATTGTGTTCAGTAAAGGTCGATGGAGTGAGGATCGTCGTAGGGGATCGATTAGAGATGATTTGAGATTAGGAAGTACATTGAAATTTGTTCCATTGAGAAGATCGTTGCGGCTTGTGAAAGGAGATGGACTTGATCGTGTTAGATTGCAAGGTCATAGAGTAGGGATTCGGCCTCCGAGGCTTGCTATTGTAAGTGTTTGatgattttcatttttgacattgttaattttgtgtttctttggtatttttgtgtgttcaaaatagaaatgaaTGTTAAATCTGCAcgccttttttatttttagttaaaatagtgaaaagtaaacaagaaaaggaaaagaaagatgaatactGTTTTATGTAATacctttaggttattaggttgtttAGGAAGGAATTAGACATTTTCTGTATTAAGTTTCATCGCATTTTTATCAAGTCTAAAGTGGAGGATATATAGTGTAACTTAGGTACGTGATTGTATGGTCCTGAAGGATTGATAAATAAGGTTATCTGTAATTGGAACAGTTATGCTGGGATTCTACAAAATGGAAGAGAGGTTAAACTgtagataaaatatttaaatggtcTGCTCCCACTTCTGAAGATAATTAGATGATTttgattattctttttaagaagTTAAAGGAAATGAAGAGCTCAACAATTTGGTGGGATCATCTAATTTTTTCAAGTGGGAGCAAACCTGCAACTCATAGAAGAGAATTATAGGAAGGTTGTCGgcagaaaaatttatttggataTACACCTAGAATGGAAACTTAGGCTATAGACggctttattttttgtttcctTGCTATGGCTTCTCTTTATGCTGAATGTTGCATGCACATTAAGTGGtgtacatattcttttatataattatctaCCAGGACTTTGAATAGTTGATGCATGATATTTTCTGAAGTTCCTTTATTAGATATCTGCCTTTTAAGGAATCAGGGACAGCTGAGGTGGAAAGGAATAGTTGTGGGATCCTACTTCTGAATGTTATGAACTTTGGAACTTACTGAAAAAGACATTGGCATAATGTAATTGGATTATGATACATAAGCAATGTCTATTATTCTTACTTTGTTGCTCAATGGTCTAGTGATGTTGCATGGGAAGGAGCATCTTGTTAACTTTGctgtaaaagaaatttattcttttaatctaAGCAATTTGTTTGGTTTGTCAATTTCACTTGATATCTTTTAACGAGAATAATGAGACACTTATGCTCtatagaaattaataagactgctattgttaattaaattaagtttgGTTAATTTCATAACCCAAAGATGTCTATGAAAAGCATTGTGTTCATGTGTTTTGGTTTATGAAGCAGTGTGGACatgttttatttcttaaggGAACTTTTTCTGATTGTTGGCAGATTTTAGGAAACATGAAGAAAGATCCACATTCGTTGATGCTTATTACTGTGGTGAAGAATCTACAGAAACTTGGTTATGTGCTTAAGGTGAATTGCTCCAGCAGTTCTGTACAATATCTCACCGACATTGATTCCAATACGTCATATCATCTCTTCAACTGCTAGATATAGCTTATTTACAAAAAGTAACTTGGCATATATATCAATGGAAGGAGGGAAgcttattttatttcagtATTCTCAACTGCTATTTTGGAAAGCCTTATGTCTGTGATATGCCTTGACAGATTTATGCTGTAGAGAATGGGAAATCACAGCCAGTATGGGAGCAAATCAGTGGTCGAATATCAATTTTACGACCAGAGCAATATGGTGGTATTGATTGGTCAATGTATGTTTTTGTTTGATATATCATAgtatttcataaattattttttttagttttatgttctgcaattataattatttataattaggaAGTTTTCATAAACTTACTTTCTGCTTCATAAGTTATTAGGTATTGTTAATTTATCCCTACTTCTTCTGCAGTTTTGAAGGTGTTATTGTCGACTCACTTGAAGCCAAAGAGGCCATTTCCAGGTGGGTATATTTGCTTCTCTATATGGCTCATTGAGCATTACGATGTTATTCAAGATTTCCTTTGTTCCATCAGTTGCCTGGCAGAAAATTGATCTGCTTGGATATGGTGTGAATTTTATGATATCTAATATGCTTTCTTgatattattcaaattaatgatGTGCCTTTATGTCTTTGCTCTGCATATGCTATTGAAACATGATAAAGGCGATGTgggataaatataaattctaatatgaCCTCCCTCACGCTTAGCGTGATATGCAAACGGGCTGGGTCCAAACATATCATCACGGACAAAAGGtgggctctgataccatgacAAATGGGCTTAGGTAGAACTCATTTCCAAAAATTAGTTCAAAGGAAGAGGGTGCTCAATTTACATATATACACCATAACAACCCAGGAACTAGGGGATGTGGGATAAATGCAACTTCTAACAAGACAGAAGTAGCAAACATGGAATTTAATCTCTTGCTtgtattaaattttctaaaacatGGTATCATATGAGGTGCTGTGTAGAATTCCTACCGGAGAACTTTGATTGAGGTACTATGCATTGTTGCATTGCTTGTACGCTAGCATTAGAATCCATCATTAATTAGGGATATGCGGATCAAGGTAATTTTTAGTTCATGAAAACAAAGATAATAGTTGTTTTAAGAGTATTTTTGATTATCTGCAaattataatcattaaaaaaattatgtatattaagaaaataaattggaTTATTTATGTTGAAATTTTAATGGTAATTGTAAAATAGAGCTGATAATGAAGTGAATATCATGGTCTGCATCTGTCTGAGGGTTTATGTGTAAATCTGAAGATCCGTTGCTTTAGTTTGAGATGCTGTGATTagtgaattttatatttgtgcAGCCTTATGCAGGAGCCTTTTTGTTCAATACCAGTCATATGGATAATCCAAGAAGATACCCTTGCAAATCGTCTTCCGGTGTATGAGGAAATGGGCTGGGAAGATCTCGTGTCTCATTGGAGAAGAGCATTTAAGAGGGCTAATGTTGTTGTATTTCCAGATTTCACTATGCCGGTAATTGCCCCTTATCATTGTGATGTTGCACCTTAATTTTAGTGAGTTTGATGGATGTTCTTCTATGCCCTATATACATTTCTTGTATCAGATGCTATATAGCGTGCTTGATGCTGGAAACTTCTTTGTGATTCCTGGATCACCAATAGATGTGTGGGCTGCTGAAAGCTATAGTAAGACCCATGCCAGGCACCAGTTAAGGACGAGTAATGGATTCAATGAGGATGATATGGTGGTTCTAGTTGTTGGgagttctttcttttatgatgAGCTGTCATTGGACTATGCTGTGGCCATGCATACTCTAGGACCTCTACTAGTCAAATATGCAAGAAGAAAAGATACTGAAGGATTATTTAAATTCGTTTTCTTGTGTGGTAATTCTACTGACGGTGATGCGTTGCAGGTATTCAACTTTCCTGTGTTTATGTTTGCTCTTTGTTATAATAATGTTCAAGTTTCTTGCTTCCGTTCTGCATGCTTAAAAGTGCCTCTCAATATCAAATGAAGCAGCAAGATTTTATGAATGTCATCGGTTACTGCTAATGTCTCATTGACTAGGCAATGGTAGTAATAGTTATGGACTTATCTACAAATAAAAGACAAAGATTTATATTGTTGTTCACTTTCCTGTACGCTGTACTTATAGGTAATCTGTTCGGTTTCACCATCAATGACCTCCATTTGTAATCTTTCAACTCTCTTCTTCGCAAATCAAAATTTGAGGACACCCAagattctctctcttttctttctggACAAGCTTGTCTTGCAGCATTTTATATACTGCAGTCAGCATGAGAAACAATAAAAActtcaattgtagaccttggCATGTGTACTTTAGTGTAATCATGTTTAGCCTCAAAATGTATCTGCAGTCTGCTCTTGGGTGATAATCCTGTACTCTTACTATACTGtatctaaaaaattaagtttgttcttttctaatgACAAATATCCCAACCAGGAAAACCTCCTGATTCCCTATCTTTAGAAAGATCATGCTTGTACTTGCATTTTCTTAAGTTCTAGAATAAAAAGgaagaattgaaaatttaagaaGGGGCTCATTTGAAGAGAAATTGCAAGAAAAGATGCATTGaaggaataaaaataatttggatGGATCTGAAAAGAacaaaagtaataattaataaaatttaaattttactttaaagaaagaatttcATTTCAATGTTAGGAATTGGACATTAATTGGACTTTCTTTGAATAGGATGTAGCTTCTCGTCTGGGGCTTCTTCATGGTTTTGTAAGGCATTTTAGCTTAAATGGCGACGTCAACGGTGTGCTATTAATGGCAGATATTGTTCTTTACGGTTCTTCCCAGGATGAACAAGGCTTTCCTCCTTTAATTATCCGAGCGATGACGTTTGGAATTCCTGTCATCGCTCCTGATATTCCTATTATGAAGAAATATGTAAGTTCCTTTATTCCTTTCTGGTCCTCACTTGTTTCTCCCTAAATTTTGATGagcttcttttctctttctcctttctttttcatttccttAATCCTTTCAAACATTGATATTCATTACTGAAATTACAGGTTATTGATGGAGTTCATGcgttactttttaaaaaatataaccctgaCTCTTTGATGAGGGCTTTCTCTCTATTGATATCTGATGGAAAACTCTCCAGATTTGGTAAAACTGTTGCTTCCTCTGGAAGACTGCTTGCTAAGAACATGCTTGCATCAGAATGTACAATGGGTTATGCAAGATTATTGGAAAATGCAGTGAGTTTTCCTTCAGATGCCTTGTTACCAGGCCCAACATCTCCGCTTCAACAGAGTGTTTGGGAATGGAACTTGTTCTGGAATGAAATA
The nucleotide sequence above comes from Ricinus communis isolate WT05 ecotype wild-type chromosome 6, ASM1957865v1, whole genome shotgun sequence. Encoded proteins:
- the LOC8281295 gene encoding uncharacterized protein LOC8281295 isoform X1, with translation MDDSTTDITTTTNAATADDSVNGGSNASNRNTTDKVFHSIRDRFIFKRNPNCTNIAATINNNQNRTKSSLDRRSRWHHNYNSNNNTNRSNHQHRKGFVFRGIYLFYFVIFFAVFGFAMASMILQSSIAGIVFSKGRWSEDRRRGSIRDDLRLGSTLKFVPLRRSLRLVKGDGLDRVRLQGHRVGIRPPRLAIILGNMKKDPHSLMLITVVKNLQKLGYVLKIYAVENGKSQPVWEQISGRISILRPEQYGGIDWSIFEGVIVDSLEAKEAISSLMQEPFCSIPVIWIIQEDTLANRLPVYEEMGWEDLVSHWRRAFKRANVVVFPDFTMPMLYSVLDAGNFFVIPGSPIDVWAAESYSKTHARHQLRTSNGFNEDDMVVLVVGSSFFYDELSLDYAVAMHTLGPLLVKYARRKDTEGLFKFVFLCGNSTDGDALQDVASRLGLLHGFVRHFSLNGDVNGVLLMADIVLYGSSQDEQGFPPLIIRAMTFGIPVIAPDIPIMKKYVIDGVHALLFKKYNPDSLMRAFSLLISDGKLSRFGKTVASSGRLLAKNMLASECTMGYARLLENAVSFPSDALLPGPTSPLQQSVWEWNLFWNEIVPETDDLLGMDGRNSSSRGSSVVYSLEEELTYHTDSTSVSKNGTEVLVPDLPTESDWDILREIDSLEEYERLETEELKERTDRSPGVWDEIYRNARKSEKLKFETNERDEGELERTGQPVCIYEIYNGPGAWPFLHHGSLYRGLSLSSKSRRSRSDDVDAVGRLPILNDTYYRDILCEIGGMFSVANVVDNIHQRPWIGFQSWRAAGRKVSLSFEAEKVLEEKIQRETEGDVMYFWACLDVDSGVTGSNNELTFWSMCDILNGGHCRTAFEAAFRHMYALPSDFEVLPPMPEDGGHWSALHCWVMPTPSFLEFIMFARMFVDSLDALHTNSTLDNVCLLSSSELEQEKHCYCRILEILINVWAYHSARKMVYIDPRTGSSEEQHPIEQRKEIIWAKYFNLTLLKSMDEDLAEAADDGDHPRERWLWPLTGEVHWQGIYEREREERYRQKMDKKRKTKEKLYERLKSGYKQKPLGRRKILRVLKQR
- the LOC8281295 gene encoding uncharacterized protein LOC8281295 isoform X2, which produces MDDSTTDITTTTNAATADDSVNGGSNASNRNTTDKVFHSIRDRFIFKRNPNCTNIAATINNNQNRTKSSLDRRSRWHHNYNSNNNTNRSNHQHRKGFVFRGIYLFYFVIFFAVFGFAMASMILQSSIAGIVFSKGRWSEDRRRGSIRDDLRLGSTLKFVPLRRSLRLVKGDGLDRVRLQGHRVGIRPPRLAIILGNMKKDPHSLMLITVVKNLQKLGYVLKIYAVENGKSQPVWEQISGRISILRPEQYGGIDWSIFEGVIVDSLEAKEAISSLMQEPFCSIPVIWIIQEDTLANRLPVYEEMGWEDLVSHWRRAFKRANVVVFPDFTMPMLYSVLDAGNFFVIPGSPIDVWAAESYSKTHARHQLRTSNGFNEDDMVVLVVGSSFFYDELSLDYAVAMHTLGPLLVKYARRKDTEGLFKFVFLCGNSTDGDALQDVASRLGLLHGFVRHFSLNGDVNGVLLMADIVLYGSSQDEQGFPPLIIRAMTFGIPVIAPDIPIMKKYVIDGVHALLFKKYNPDSLMRAFSLLISDGKLSRFGKTVASSGRLLAKNMLASECTMGYARLLENAVSFPSDALLPGPTSPLQQSVWEWNLFWNEIVPETDDLLGMDGRNSSSRGSSVVYSLEEELTYHTDSTSVSKNGTEVLVPDLPTESDWDILREIDSLEEYERLETEELKERTDRSPGVWDEIYRNARKSEKLKFETNERDEGELERTGQPVCIYEIYNGPGAWPFLHHGSLYRGLSLSSKSRRSRSDDVDAVGRLPILNDTYYRDILCEIGGMFSVANVVDNIHQRPWIGFQSWRAAGRKVSLSFEAEKVLEEKIQRETEGDVMYFWACLDVDSGVTGSNNELTFWSMCDILNGGHCRTAFEAAFRHMYALPSDFEVLPPMPEDGGHWSALHCWVMPTPSFLEFIMFARMFVDSLDALHTNSTLDNVCLLSSSELEEKHCYCRILEILINVWAYHSARKMVYIDPRTGSSEEQHPIEQRKEIIWAKYFNLTLLKSMDEDLAEAADDGDHPRERWLWPLTGEVHWQGIYEREREERYRQKMDKKRKTKEKLYERLKSGYKQKPLGRRKILRVLKQR